The following coding sequences lie in one Zea mays cultivar B73 unplaced genomic scaffold, Zm-B73-REFERENCE-NAM-5.0 scaffold_100, whole genome shotgun sequence genomic window:
- the LOC118473633 gene encoding 30S ribosomal protein S7, chloroplastic, producing MSRRGTAEKRTAKSDPIFRNRLVNMVVNRIMKDGKKSLAYQILYRAVKKIQQKTETNPLLVLRQAIRRVTPNIGVKTRRNKKGSTRKVPIEIGSKQGRALAIRWLLEASQKRPGRNMAFKLSSELVDAAKGSGGAIRKKEATHRMAEANRALAHFR from the coding sequence ATGTCACGTCGAGGTACTGCAGAAAAAAGAACCGCAAAATCCGATCCAATTTTTCGTAATCGATTAGTTAACATGGTGGTTAACCGTATTATGAAAGACGGAAAAAAATCATTGGCTTATCAAATTCTCTATCGAGCCGTGAAAAAGATTCAACAAAAGACAGAAACAAATCCACTATTGGTTTTACGTCAAGCAATACGTAGAGTAACTCCCAATATAGGAGTAAAAACAAGACGTAATAAAAAAGGATCGACGCGGAAAGTTCCGATTGAAATAGGATCTAAACAAGGAAGAGCACTTGCCATTCGTTGGTTATTAGAAGCATCCCAAAAGCGTCCGGGTCGAAATATGGCTTTCAAATTAAGTTCCGAATTAGTAGATGCTGCCAAAGGGAGTGGGGGTGCCATACGCAAAAAGGAAGCGACTCATAGAATGGCAGAGGCAAATAGAGCTCTTGCACATTTTCGTTAA